Proteins from a genomic interval of Eschrichtius robustus isolate mEscRob2 chromosome 9, mEscRob2.pri, whole genome shotgun sequence:
- the LOC137769602 gene encoding opioid growth factor receptor-like protein 1 isoform X1, with translation MGNLLGGVGVREPTTVEDCDSTWQTDSEPEPEEPGPGGGEGPGREPAQPPEPPEPPERAGGRPRASPAPDRDAEAAGAEQGADSTEVSAKPKRSFYAARDLYKYRHQYPQNFKDIRYQNDLSNLRFYKNKIPFKPDGVYIEEVLSKWKGDYEKLEYSHTYIQWLFPLREQGLNFYAKELTTYEIEEFKKTKEAIRRFLLAYKMMLEFFGIKLIDKTGNVARAVNWQERFQHLNESQHNYLRITRILKSLGELGYESFKSPLVKFILHEALVENTIPNIKQSALEYFVYTIRDRRERRRLLRFAQKHYTPSENFIWGPPRREEPEGSKAPKTPAPPTLGHPSQRSMHKKPKDSKNPSAAVRVNSKAAEDKKVAPREPGEETDWPISEAGSEAARPGDPEREGDAENSSPQPEETIAHALEKKEGASPSEKDEEGENHNRDCESPGETGSHDDALLQ, from the exons ATGGGCAACCTGCTCGGCGGGGTCGGCGTGCGCGAGCCCACCACCGTGGAGGACTGCGACTCCACCTGGCAGACGGACTCGGAGCCCGAGCCCGAGGAACCGGGGCCGGGTGGCGGCGAGGGCCCGGGGCGGGAGCCCGCGCAGCCCCCGGAGCCCCCGGAGCCCCCGGAGCGAGCCGGCGGCCGGCCCCGCGCCAGCCCCGCGCCCGACCGGGACGCCGAGGCGGCGGGCGCCGAGCAG gggGCTGATTCCACTGAAGTATCTGCCAAACCAAAGAGAAGTTTTTATGCTGCGAGGGATTTGTACAAATACCGACACCAGTACCCA cagAACTTCAAAGATATCCGATATCAAAATGACTTGAGCAATCTTCgtttttataagaataaaattccatttaagCCTGATG GTGTTTACATTGAAGAAGTCCTCAGTAAGTGGAAAGGAGATTACGAGAAGCTGGAATACAGCCACACCTACATCCAATG GCTTTTCCCCCTGAGAGAACAAGGCTTGAACTTTTATGCTAAAGAACTAACTACGTATGAAATTGAG gaattcaagaaaacaaaagaagcaaTTAGAAGATTCCTCTTGGCTTATAAAATGATGTTGGAATTTTTTGGAATAAAACTGATAGATAAAACTGGAAATGTTGCTCGGGCTGTTAACTGGCAGGAAAGGTTTCAGCACCTGAACGA GTCTCAGCACAACTATTTAAGGATCACTCGTATTCTGAAAAGCCTCGGCGAGCTTGGATATGAAAGTTTTAAATCTCCTCTTGTAAAATTTATTCTTCATGAGGCTCTTGTGGAAAATACCATCCCCAATATTAAACAGAGCGCACTGGAGTATTTCGTGTACACAATTAGAGacagaagggaaaggagaagacTCCTGCGGTTCGCCCAGAAACATTACACGCCCTCGGAGAATTTTATCTGGGGACCACCCAGGAGGGAAGAGCCTGAGGGCAGCAAAGCCCCAAagacccccgccccgcccacctTGGGGCATCCCAGCCAGAGGTCTATGCACAAAAAACCAAAGGACTCCAAAAATCCCTCTGCAGCTGTGCGTGTAAATAGCAAAGCTGCCGAAGACAAAAAAGTGGCACCTAGGGAGCCGGGGGAAGAGACAGACTGGCCCATCTCAGAGGCCGGCAGTGAGGCTGCCAGGCCAGGAGACCCAGAGAGAGAGGGTGATGCCGAAAATTCCAGTCCTCAACCAGAAGAGACAATTGCTCATGCCCTGGAGAAAAAAGAGGGTGCGTCTCCCTCTGAAAAAGATGAAGAGGGGGAAAACCATAACAGAGACTGTGAAAGTCCTGGAGAGACAGGTTCCCACGATGACGCACTATTACAGTGA
- the LOC137769602 gene encoding opioid growth factor receptor-like protein 1 isoform X2, giving the protein MGNLLGGVGVREPTTVEDCDSTWQTDSEPEPEEPGPGGGEGPGREPAQPPEPPEPPERAGGRPRASPAPDRDAEAAGAEQGADSTEVSAKPKRSFYAARDLYKYRHQYPNFKDIRYQNDLSNLRFYKNKIPFKPDGVYIEEVLSKWKGDYEKLEYSHTYIQWLFPLREQGLNFYAKELTTYEIEEFKKTKEAIRRFLLAYKMMLEFFGIKLIDKTGNVARAVNWQERFQHLNESQHNYLRITRILKSLGELGYESFKSPLVKFILHEALVENTIPNIKQSALEYFVYTIRDRRERRRLLRFAQKHYTPSENFIWGPPRREEPEGSKAPKTPAPPTLGHPSQRSMHKKPKDSKNPSAAVRVNSKAAEDKKVAPREPGEETDWPISEAGSEAARPGDPEREGDAENSSPQPEETIAHALEKKEGASPSEKDEEGENHNRDCESPGETGSHDDALLQ; this is encoded by the exons ATGGGCAACCTGCTCGGCGGGGTCGGCGTGCGCGAGCCCACCACCGTGGAGGACTGCGACTCCACCTGGCAGACGGACTCGGAGCCCGAGCCCGAGGAACCGGGGCCGGGTGGCGGCGAGGGCCCGGGGCGGGAGCCCGCGCAGCCCCCGGAGCCCCCGGAGCCCCCGGAGCGAGCCGGCGGCCGGCCCCGCGCCAGCCCCGCGCCCGACCGGGACGCCGAGGCGGCGGGCGCCGAGCAG gggGCTGATTCCACTGAAGTATCTGCCAAACCAAAGAGAAGTTTTTATGCTGCGAGGGATTTGTACAAATACCGACACCAGTACCCA AACTTCAAAGATATCCGATATCAAAATGACTTGAGCAATCTTCgtttttataagaataaaattccatttaagCCTGATG GTGTTTACATTGAAGAAGTCCTCAGTAAGTGGAAAGGAGATTACGAGAAGCTGGAATACAGCCACACCTACATCCAATG GCTTTTCCCCCTGAGAGAACAAGGCTTGAACTTTTATGCTAAAGAACTAACTACGTATGAAATTGAG gaattcaagaaaacaaaagaagcaaTTAGAAGATTCCTCTTGGCTTATAAAATGATGTTGGAATTTTTTGGAATAAAACTGATAGATAAAACTGGAAATGTTGCTCGGGCTGTTAACTGGCAGGAAAGGTTTCAGCACCTGAACGA GTCTCAGCACAACTATTTAAGGATCACTCGTATTCTGAAAAGCCTCGGCGAGCTTGGATATGAAAGTTTTAAATCTCCTCTTGTAAAATTTATTCTTCATGAGGCTCTTGTGGAAAATACCATCCCCAATATTAAACAGAGCGCACTGGAGTATTTCGTGTACACAATTAGAGacagaagggaaaggagaagacTCCTGCGGTTCGCCCAGAAACATTACACGCCCTCGGAGAATTTTATCTGGGGACCACCCAGGAGGGAAGAGCCTGAGGGCAGCAAAGCCCCAAagacccccgccccgcccacctTGGGGCATCCCAGCCAGAGGTCTATGCACAAAAAACCAAAGGACTCCAAAAATCCCTCTGCAGCTGTGCGTGTAAATAGCAAAGCTGCCGAAGACAAAAAAGTGGCACCTAGGGAGCCGGGGGAAGAGACAGACTGGCCCATCTCAGAGGCCGGCAGTGAGGCTGCCAGGCCAGGAGACCCAGAGAGAGAGGGTGATGCCGAAAATTCCAGTCCTCAACCAGAAGAGACAATTGCTCATGCCCTGGAGAAAAAAGAGGGTGCGTCTCCCTCTGAAAAAGATGAAGAGGGGGAAAACCATAACAGAGACTGTGAAAGTCCTGGAGAGACAGGTTCCCACGATGACGCACTATTACAGTGA